A window of the Oscillospiraceae bacterium NTUH-002-81 genome harbors these coding sequences:
- a CDS encoding helix-turn-helix transcriptional regulator — MYEDFVPERLAKLRTQKGVSARDMSLSLGQANNYINNIENKKSLPAMQSFFYICEYLGVTPQEFFDEGNTYPETLKEFIAEARQLDPQSMQYILGIMKELNSRK, encoded by the coding sequence ATGTATGAAGATTTTGTCCCGGAACGATTAGCGAAGCTGCGGACACAAAAAGGAGTTTCCGCACGCGATATGTCTTTATCGTTAGGTCAGGCAAACAACTACATCAATAATATTGAGAATAAAAAGTCACTTCCCGCTATGCAGTCTTTTTTCTACATCTGCGAATATCTGGGTGTGACACCGCAGGAATTCTTTGATGAAGGAAATACCTACCCGGAAACCTTAAAGGAATTCATTGCAGAGGCAAGACAGCTTGATCCTCAATCCATGCAATATATCCTCGGTATTATGAAAGAACTCAATAGCAGAA